A genomic segment from Nitrospirota bacterium encodes:
- a CDS encoding HD domain-containing protein — protein MRRSEAPLRKNNSRGQGARLGTLRKDPKARAFIEAADHYLEAIGYTEHGFRHADIVSRIASRILEELGYSAHEAELAAVAGFLHDVGNMAGRRQHHTHGALLAREIMEDMGYPFADIGRVMTAIVMHEEDEGVLRPDPVAAALLIGDKSDVHRSRVRTTSMLKDDIHDRVNYAATESELTVRAEPRLIDLSVTIDTRISHAMEYFEIFLTRMSACRKAARALSAEFQLHINGHRMA, from the coding sequence TTGCGTCGGTCAGAAGCGCCTCTGAGGAAGAATAACAGCCGGGGACAGGGCGCCCGCCTGGGGACGCTTCGGAAAGACCCGAAGGCCCGCGCCTTCATAGAGGCCGCCGACCACTACCTCGAGGCAATCGGCTACACGGAGCACGGGTTCCGCCACGCCGATATCGTCAGCCGCATCGCAAGCCGCATCCTGGAGGAACTGGGCTACAGCGCCCACGAGGCCGAGCTTGCCGCCGTGGCGGGCTTCCTCCATGACGTGGGCAACATGGCCGGCCGGAGACAGCATCACACGCACGGCGCCCTCCTGGCCCGGGAGATAATGGAGGACATGGGCTACCCCTTCGCCGACATCGGGCGGGTGATGACGGCCATCGTCATGCACGAGGAGGACGAAGGGGTCCTCCGGCCCGACCCCGTGGCGGCCGCCCTGCTCATCGGGGACAAGTCCGACGTGCACAGAAGCCGCGTGCGCACAACCTCCATGCTCAAGGACGACATCCACGACAGGGTCAATTATGCGGCCACCGAGAGCGAGCTGACGGTGCGCGCCGAGCCGCGCCTCATCGACCTCTCGGTGACCATCGACACGCGCATCTCCCATGCCATGGAGTACTTCGAGATTTTCCTCACGCGGATGAGCGCCTGCCGGAAGGCCGCCCGGGCCCTCTCGGCGGAATTTCAGCTCCATATAAACGGCCACCGCATGGCCTGA
- the yajC gene encoding preprotein translocase subunit YajC, with translation MRPQQKRQKEHREMLSALKRGDKVVTTGGIYGLVEQVGNNTVTVKIAENVRVKFGKAYIASVRSASEEE, from the coding sequence ATCAGGCCGCAGCAGAAGAGGCAGAAGGAGCACCGGGAGATGCTCTCAGCCCTGAAGAGGGGGGACAAGGTCGTCACCACCGGCGGCATATACGGCCTGGTGGAACAGGTGGGCAACAACACGGTGACCGTGAAGATCGCCGAGAACGTCAGGGTGAAGTTCGGCAAGGCCTACATTGCGTCGGTCAGAAGCGCCTCTGAGGAAGAATAA
- a CDS encoding zinc ribbon domain-containing protein, with protein sequence MPIYEYRCGSCGHDFEKLVMGSQSIACPACGSEDVRKKFSVFGMSGVEKPFAGSSSGCGSCSKSSCSSCS encoded by the coding sequence ATGCCGATTTACGAATACAGATGCGGGTCCTGCGGCCATGACTTCGAGAAGCTCGTCATGGGCTCCCAGAGCATCGCCTGTCCGGCCTGCGGGTCGGAGGACGTGCGGAAGAAGTTCTCCGTGTTCGGGATGAGCGGGGTGGAGAAGCCCTTCGCCGGGAGCTCCTCGGGGTGCGGCTCCTGCAGCAAGTCCTCGTGCAGCTCCTGCAGCTGA
- a CDS encoding ATP-binding protein, with product MPNLFGRITGSLTGKLVVVLGLLILVGSGIFWDITVRTDKKHLMDNTVAFVSSFSEVMKKSVRSDMLFFNREAIQRTVESMGQAESIKKVRIFDSKGVIFYSSDNAEIGRRMEMGSVPCIGCHKDPLKPEKVITQGKPWTIYEEPAGSRVLSYVEPIYNEPDCYTAACHAHAQGQKVLGVLTMDYSLHRIDSMVGRQTRDTTVYMLLFIAACAVVLYLVLWRFVLRPVTALSAGMEQVSSGDLSQKVPATTHDEIGRLARTFNEMTEDLGAARKRLERWTHELEAEVEKQTEMIKSTQEKLVQAEKLAALGRLTADIAHEIRNPLTALGGFGRRLQKVAENDKEREYADIVVSEVDRLEHILGDVLTFSREAKVHFVREPVTESIKGSIASFSEFCREQSIKVEADFKTALPVLIDRDQIRQAINNLVSNAVDAMPEGGTISLRTEEACLNNITYVAVHVSDAGPGIPEDKLPLIFEPFYTTKKIGHGTGLGLSISRKIIEEHGGFIAARNRAEGGLVISLYLPYQSDEDLARTPCWEYMKCGRDTGSELKCPAYPHFGRVCWAVAGTFCEGKAQGTFAQKYEDCKKCEFYQKVARKEV from the coding sequence ATGCCCAACCTTTTCGGACGCATCACGGGGTCGCTCACGGGTAAGCTCGTCGTCGTTCTCGGCTTGCTTATTCTCGTGGGAAGCGGCATCTTCTGGGACATCACCGTCCGTACCGACAAGAAACACCTCATGGACAACACCGTGGCCTTCGTGTCCTCTTTCTCGGAGGTGATGAAGAAGAGCGTCCGGAGCGACATGCTCTTTTTCAACAGAGAGGCCATTCAGAGGACCGTCGAGTCCATGGGCCAGGCGGAATCGATAAAGAAGGTCAGGATATTCGACAGCAAGGGCGTCATCTTTTACTCCTCCGACAACGCCGAGATCGGCCGGCGCATGGAGATGGGCTCCGTCCCCTGCATAGGCTGCCACAAGGACCCGCTCAAGCCCGAAAAGGTCATTACCCAAGGCAAGCCGTGGACCATTTACGAGGAGCCCGCGGGCAGCCGGGTGCTGAGCTACGTCGAGCCCATCTACAACGAGCCCGACTGCTACACCGCCGCGTGCCACGCACACGCCCAGGGCCAGAAGGTGCTGGGCGTCCTCACCATGGACTATTCCCTGCACCGGATAGACTCGATGGTGGGCCGCCAGACGCGGGACACCACCGTGTACATGCTCCTTTTCATCGCCGCTTGCGCCGTTGTGCTCTATCTCGTCCTCTGGAGGTTCGTCCTCAGGCCGGTGACAGCCCTTTCGGCGGGCATGGAGCAGGTGTCCTCGGGAGACCTGTCGCAGAAGGTGCCGGCCACGACGCATGACGAGATAGGCCGCCTCGCCCGAACCTTCAACGAGATGACCGAAGACCTCGGCGCCGCCAGGAAGCGCCTGGAGAGATGGACCCACGAACTGGAGGCCGAGGTCGAAAAGCAGACGGAGATGATAAAGAGCACCCAGGAGAAGCTCGTGCAGGCCGAAAAGCTCGCCGCGCTCGGACGGCTCACGGCGGACATCGCCCACGAGATCAGAAACCCGCTGACCGCTCTGGGAGGATTCGGGCGGCGGCTCCAGAAGGTGGCCGAAAATGACAAGGAAAGGGAGTACGCCGACATAGTCGTCTCCGAGGTCGACAGGCTCGAGCACATACTGGGCGACGTGCTAACTTTTTCGCGGGAGGCGAAGGTCCATTTCGTCAGGGAGCCGGTGACGGAATCCATCAAGGGCTCCATAGCGTCGTTTTCCGAATTCTGCAGGGAGCAGTCGATAAAGGTCGAGGCCGACTTCAAGACGGCCCTGCCCGTCCTGATAGACAGGGACCAGATAAGGCAAGCCATAAACAATCTGGTCTCCAACGCCGTGGACGCGATGCCCGAAGGCGGGACCATCTCGCTCAGGACCGAGGAAGCGTGCCTCAATAACATAACCTACGTCGCCGTCCACGTCTCCGACGCGGGCCCGGGCATCCCCGAGGACAAGCTCCCCCTCATATTCGAGCCCTTCTACACGACGAAGAAGATAGGCCACGGGACCGGCCTGGGGCTTTCCATAAGCAGGAAGATAATCGAGGAGCACGGGGGTTTCATTGCGGCCCGCAACAGGGCCGAGGGAGGGCTGGTCATAAGCCTCTACCTGCCCTACCAGAGCGACGAGGACTTGGCCCGCACGCCCTGCTGGGAATACATGAAATGCGGCAGGGACACGGGCAGCGAACTGAAATGCCCGGCCTACCCCCATTTCGGGAGGGTCTGCTGGGCGGTGGCGGGCACCTTCTGCGAGGGGAAGGCGCAGGGCACCTTCGCGCAGAAATACGAGGACTGCAAAAAGTGCGAGTTCTACCAGAAGGTCGCGCGCAAGGAGGTCTGA
- the cobA gene encoding uroporphyrinogen-III C-methyltransferase — MAGKKGIVYLVGAGPGDVGLLTVKGLSCLKGADVVVYDFHLNAQVLNAINHEAEFIYAGKRGGHHSMGQSEINAVLVEKAREGKTVCRLKGGDPFVFGRGGEEAQALAGAGVPFEVVPGVSSAVAAPAYAGIPLTHRRYSSSFAVVPGYEDTTKEDSSIDWSRLATGVGTLVFLMAVKNTPVLTRKLIENGRSPETPVAVIRWGTRADQVTLVSTLGEVARVVRERDIRPPAVMVVGDVVKLREELNWYEKKPLFGVRVLVTRENSRGFEPLEELGAEVIEFSTVRVAPPESWEALDRSIQGLVSGERAPHWLVFTSGNGVAFFFERFFALGHDVRELGPVRICAVGTKTAERVRERGLRVDLVPDAFRAEGLIESFKALAGPRGLEGMRFLLPRAEKAREDFPEAVRAMGGEVDIPVAYRAVMPRKHPRRLKQFLREGRVSVATFTSGATFKNFVTLMDEDMAALMEGVAIAVIGPVTGKAVEKAGLAVDIMPREATVEAMVDAIREWALKRQPPVAAG, encoded by the coding sequence ATGGCGGGGAAGAAGGGCATCGTCTATCTGGTCGGCGCGGGCCCGGGGGACGTCGGGCTTCTCACGGTGAAGGGCCTCTCCTGCCTCAAGGGGGCCGACGTGGTGGTCTATGACTTCCACCTGAACGCCCAGGTGCTGAACGCCATCAACCACGAGGCCGAATTCATATACGCCGGGAAGCGCGGCGGGCACCACAGCATGGGGCAGTCCGAGATAAACGCGGTGCTCGTGGAGAAGGCCCGCGAGGGCAAGACGGTCTGCAGGCTCAAGGGCGGGGACCCCTTCGTCTTCGGACGGGGGGGCGAGGAGGCCCAGGCCCTGGCCGGAGCCGGGGTACCCTTCGAGGTCGTCCCCGGCGTAAGCTCCGCGGTGGCCGCACCCGCCTACGCCGGCATCCCCCTTACCCATAGGCGCTACTCGTCCTCCTTCGCGGTGGTCCCCGGATACGAGGACACCACCAAGGAGGACTCCTCCATCGACTGGTCCCGCCTGGCCACGGGCGTGGGCACCCTGGTGTTCCTCATGGCCGTCAAGAACACGCCCGTCCTCACCCGGAAGCTCATCGAGAACGGGCGCTCCCCGGAGACCCCCGTGGCGGTCATCCGCTGGGGGACACGGGCGGACCAGGTGACCCTGGTGAGCACCCTGGGGGAGGTTGCCCGGGTGGTCAGGGAGAGGGACATCAGGCCCCCCGCCGTCATGGTGGTGGGAGACGTGGTGAAGCTCCGGGAGGAGCTGAACTGGTACGAGAAGAAGCCCCTTTTCGGGGTGCGGGTCCTCGTCACCCGGGAGAATTCCCGCGGCTTCGAACCCCTGGAGGAGCTGGGTGCCGAGGTCATAGAGTTTTCCACCGTGCGTGTCGCCCCCCCGGAGAGCTGGGAGGCCCTGGACCGGTCCATCCAGGGCCTGGTGAGCGGGGAGAGGGCGCCGCACTGGCTGGTTTTCACCAGCGGCAACGGCGTCGCCTTCTTTTTCGAGAGGTTTTTCGCCCTGGGGCACGACGTGCGGGAGCTCGGCCCCGTGCGCATCTGCGCGGTGGGGACGAAGACGGCCGAGCGCGTGCGCGAGAGGGGCCTTCGCGTGGACCTCGTGCCCGATGCGTTCCGGGCCGAAGGGCTCATCGAGTCCTTCAAGGCCCTGGCCGGACCCCGGGGGCTTGAGGGGATGCGCTTTCTCCTGCCCCGAGCCGAGAAGGCCCGGGAGGACTTCCCCGAGGCCGTGCGGGCCATGGGCGGGGAGGTCGACATACCCGTGGCCTACCGGGCCGTCATGCCCCGGAAGCATCCCCGCCGGCTCAAGCAGTTTCTCAGGGAGGGGAGGGTCTCGGTGGCCACCTTCACCAGCGGGGCCACCTTCAAGAACTTCGTCACCCTCATGGACGAGGACATGGCGGCGCTCATGGAAGGGGTGGCCATCGCCGTCATCGGCCCGGTCACCGGGAAGGCCGTGGAGAAAGCCGGCCTTGCCGTGGACATCATGCCCCGGGAGGCCACCGTGGAGGCCATGGTGGATGCCATCAGGGAGTGGGCCTTGAAGAGGCAGCCCCCGGTGGCCGCCGGATAG
- a CDS encoding glutaredoxin family protein, giving the protein MKVTFYMKEGCWLCDYVEEFLNGLRDRYGLEVRKVDIRSDEELYELYRTDIPVVEFPGGTVFRGRIKRQELVRYLDEHTK; this is encoded by the coding sequence GTGAAGGTGACCTTTTACATGAAGGAGGGCTGCTGGCTCTGTGACTACGTGGAGGAGTTTCTGAACGGGCTTCGGGACCGCTACGGGCTTGAGGTGCGAAAAGTCGACATCCGGAGCGACGAGGAGCTGTATGAGCTCTACCGCACCGACATCCCCGTAGTGGAGTTCCCCGGCGGAACCGTCTTCCGGGGGCGCATAAAGCGGCAGGAGCTTGTCAGGTATCTCGATGAACATACCAAATGA
- a CDS encoding MgtC/SapB family protein has protein sequence MIGTDEVILRLALGVFFGGVIGYERQAHGRPAGFRTHMLVCMASVLLMLLSEHYYEYASPTLDSSFVRIDPARIAAGAITGIGFLGAGVILKIGVTVQGLTTAASIWTVSAIGLATGTGMYLASSVTFVITLVVLLILRAVEKMMSKLIFKILVVSGRDDLEEESLKQVLSQHNAVVYGQDYERDVERREVVLRYTVAVKDTVSFKALLDALSSLQAVKKVSLRSH, from the coding sequence ATGATAGGCACCGACGAGGTCATCCTGCGCCTGGCCCTAGGCGTCTTCTTCGGCGGCGTCATCGGCTACGAGAGGCAGGCCCACGGGCGGCCGGCCGGCTTCAGGACCCACATGCTGGTCTGCATGGCCTCCGTGCTCCTCATGCTCCTCTCGGAGCATTATTATGAGTATGCCTCCCCCACCCTGGATTCCTCCTTCGTCCGCATCGACCCCGCCCGCATCGCCGCAGGGGCCATCACCGGCATCGGATTCCTGGGGGCGGGCGTCATCCTCAAGATAGGGGTGACCGTCCAGGGCCTGACCACCGCCGCCTCTATCTGGACCGTCTCGGCCATCGGGCTTGCGACGGGCACCGGCATGTACCTGGCCAGCTCGGTGACCTTCGTCATCACCCTCGTGGTGCTCCTCATCCTGAGGGCGGTGGAGAAGATGATGTCCAAGCTTATCTTCAAGATACTCGTCGTCAGCGGCAGGGATGACCTCGAGGAGGAGAGCCTGAAGCAGGTCCTCAGCCAGCACAACGCCGTCGTCTACGGGCAGGATTACGAGCGGGACGTGGAGCGCCGGGAGGTAGTCTTGCGCTACACGGTGGCCGTCAAGGACACCGTCTCGTTCAAGGCGCTTCTGGACGCCCTCTCCTCCCTGCAAGCCGTAAAGAAAGTCAGCCTCCGCAGCCATTAG
- the tyrS gene encoding tyrosine--tRNA ligase: MHKPEEQLELITRGAEEVILEEDLLRKLERSFKEGKPLRVKTGFDPTAPDLHLGHTVLIEKMRHFQRLGHEVIFLIGDFTGMIGDPSGRSEMRPPLTREQVERNAETYKEQIFKILDPASTRVELNSRWVSPLRAEDFVRLASTYTVARMLEREDFKKRFLEHTPIGIHEFLYPLVQAYDSVALRADVELGGTDQRFNLLVGREIQKEYGQEPQSLVLMPLLEGLDGEKKMSKSLGNYVGITESPQEMFGKLMSVSDELMLRYYELLSHISVDELEALKKGLRMGSFHPRQAKVELALEIVGRYWDEQKARAAKEEFEHVFRDKGLPEDVPMYARRWDGDVWIAALLKEAGLTASTSQARRLVVQGGVRVDGVKVTDPDLRLPRGSYLIQVGKRKFLRTIPEGA; encoded by the coding sequence GTGCACAAACCCGAAGAGCAGCTGGAGCTTATCACCAGGGGCGCCGAGGAGGTCATCCTGGAGGAGGACCTCTTGAGGAAGCTCGAGCGCTCCTTCAAGGAGGGAAAACCCCTCCGCGTGAAAACGGGGTTCGACCCCACGGCCCCCGACCTTCATCTGGGCCATACGGTGCTCATCGAGAAGATGCGGCATTTCCAGCGCCTGGGGCACGAGGTGATTTTCCTCATCGGAGACTTCACCGGCATGATCGGCGACCCCAGCGGGCGGAGCGAGATGCGCCCTCCCCTGACCCGGGAGCAGGTAGAGCGCAACGCCGAGACCTACAAGGAGCAGATATTCAAGATCCTCGACCCCGCGAGCACCCGCGTGGAGCTTAACTCCCGCTGGGTTTCTCCCCTCCGGGCCGAGGACTTCGTCCGCCTGGCCAGCACCTACACGGTGGCCAGGATGCTTGAGCGCGAGGACTTCAAGAAGCGTTTCCTCGAACACACGCCCATCGGCATCCACGAGTTCCTCTACCCTCTGGTGCAGGCTTACGACTCCGTCGCCCTCCGGGCGGACGTGGAGCTGGGCGGCACGGACCAGAGATTCAACCTCCTGGTGGGAAGGGAAATACAGAAGGAGTACGGCCAGGAGCCCCAGAGCCTCGTGCTCATGCCCCTTCTGGAAGGGCTTGACGGCGAGAAGAAGATGTCCAAGTCCCTGGGCAATTACGTCGGCATAACGGAGTCCCCGCAGGAGATGTTCGGAAAGCTCATGTCCGTGAGCGACGAGCTCATGCTCCGGTACTACGAGCTGCTGAGCCACATCTCCGTGGATGAGCTCGAGGCCCTGAAAAAAGGGCTCCGGATGGGCTCCTTCCATCCCCGGCAGGCCAAGGTGGAGCTGGCCCTGGAAATCGTCGGCCGCTACTGGGACGAGCAGAAGGCCCGGGCCGCCAAGGAGGAGTTTGAGCACGTCTTCAGGGACAAGGGCCTTCCGGAGGACGTCCCCATGTACGCACGGCGGTGGGACGGCGACGTCTGGATAGCCGCCCTTCTCAAGGAGGCGGGCCTGACCGCAAGCACCAGCCAGGCCAGGCGGCTCGTCGTGCAGGGCGGGGTGCGCGTGGACGGCGTGAAGGTGACCGACCCCGACCTCAGGCTCCCCCGGGGCAGCTACCTCATCCAGGTGGGCAAGAGAAAATTCCTCAGGACCATTCCGGAGGGCGCATGA
- a CDS encoding acyloxyacyl hydrolase, whose product MRLKAPLFLAVLAMVLLGAAPPGRAREDWRVSLSAWGGLPANITDNASHFSQYELFGAVRLPWSFDLPWRMRLDPALTLDVAALTDQRKVEYLPSAGFGFFVFKEGWPLALEAGYRVAYLTDEKFEEKDFGGPVQFLGHIGFDVFLFGRAGIGYRFEHMSNASIYEINPSLNLHMVGLFVFF is encoded by the coding sequence ATGAGGCTCAAGGCGCCGTTGTTCCTTGCGGTTTTGGCGATGGTCCTCCTCGGTGCAGCGCCCCCGGGTCGGGCCCGGGAAGACTGGAGGGTCAGTCTGAGTGCGTGGGGAGGGCTCCCGGCAAACATCACCGACAACGCGTCGCACTTTTCCCAGTACGAGCTTTTCGGCGCCGTGCGGCTTCCCTGGAGCTTCGACCTGCCCTGGAGGATGCGCCTGGACCCGGCCCTCACCCTGGACGTGGCCGCCCTCACGGACCAGAGGAAGGTGGAGTATCTGCCCTCGGCGGGCTTCGGATTCTTCGTGTTCAAGGAGGGTTGGCCCCTTGCTCTGGAGGCCGGCTACAGGGTGGCCTATCTGACGGACGAAAAATTCGAGGAGAAGGACTTCGGCGGGCCCGTGCAGTTCCTGGGCCACATCGGGTTTGACGTGTTTCTCTTCGGGAGGGCCGGCATCGGGTACCGGTTCGAGCATATGTCCAACGCGAGCATATATGAAATCAATCCCTCCCTGAACCTCCACATGGTGGGGCTCTTCGTCTTCTTCTAG
- a CDS encoding transcriptional regulator — MAKARRPKEPPEPVERPETLRREIVGLLREQTLSARDISQLVGIPEREVYEHLRHIRRSMGGRGKALTVVPARCRQCGFVFSQREKLTKPGRCPACRRQSIEEPLFSLPSRTG, encoded by the coding sequence ATGGCGAAGGCGCGCAGGCCAAAGGAGCCGCCCGAGCCCGTCGAGAGACCCGAGACCCTCCGCCGGGAGATCGTCGGCCTTCTGAGGGAGCAGACCCTCTCGGCACGGGACATTTCTCAGTTGGTGGGCATTCCCGAGCGGGAGGTCTACGAGCACCTGCGCCACATCCGGCGGTCCATGGGCGGGCGCGGCAAGGCCCTCACCGTCGTCCCGGCCCGGTGCAGGCAGTGCGGCTTCGTTTTCAGCCAAAGGGAAAAGCTCACAAAGCCCGGCCGCTGCCCGGCCTGCCGCCGGCAGTCCATCGAAGAGCCCCTCTTCTCCCTGCCCTCCCGGACGGGCTGA
- the pdxA gene encoding 4-hydroxythreonine-4-phosphate dehydrogenase PdxA has product MKRLAITMGEPGGVGPEVALRAARECRALCTPVLVGDVRVWEAAGELIGVSPRESGFRVLDPRVLDSGGGVSFEKGRPTAGGGRASVQAIRRAVELALTGEVDAVVTAPISKEALRLAGFPWPGHTELLAELTGTATYAMMLVGGPLRVLLVTIHRALRDVPGLITSESVLRSLELARRAAEMLSLAEPRIAVAGLNPHAGEGGLFGDEEISAIAPAVRDARARGIPASGPYPPDTLYHRAAQGEFDLVVSMYHDQGLIPVKLLAFDTGVNVTVGLPFVRTSPDHGTAYDIAWKGEANPSSMLEAVRLALSLKAA; this is encoded by the coding sequence ATGAAGAGGCTGGCCATCACCATGGGCGAGCCCGGCGGGGTGGGGCCGGAGGTGGCGCTCCGGGCGGCCCGGGAGTGCCGTGCCCTTTGCACCCCGGTGCTGGTGGGGGATGTGCGCGTCTGGGAAGCCGCCGGAGAGCTCATCGGGGTCTCGCCCCGGGAAAGCGGCTTCCGGGTCCTGGACCCCCGGGTCTTGGACTCCGGCGGGGGGGTGTCTTTCGAAAAGGGGCGGCCCACCGCGGGAGGGGGAAGGGCCTCGGTACAGGCAATCCGGCGTGCCGTGGAGCTTGCCCTTACGGGCGAGGTGGACGCCGTGGTCACCGCCCCCATCTCCAAGGAGGCTCTCCGCCTTGCGGGATTTCCCTGGCCGGGACACACGGAGCTTCTGGCCGAGCTCACCGGCACGGCCACCTACGCGATGATGCTCGTGGGAGGCCCCCTGAGGGTCCTCCTGGTGACCATCCACAGGGCCCTCAGGGATGTGCCGGGCCTCATTACGAGTGAGTCCGTCCTCCGCTCCCTGGAGCTGGCCCGCAGGGCCGCGGAGATGCTTTCCCTCGCGGAGCCCCGCATAGCCGTGGCCGGGCTTAACCCCCACGCGGGGGAAGGGGGGCTCTTCGGGGACGAGGAGATATCGGCCATCGCGCCGGCCGTGCGGGACGCCCGGGCCAGGGGCATACCCGCGAGCGGCCCCTATCCGCCCGACACGCTGTACCACCGGGCGGCCCAGGGGGAGTTCGACCTGGTGGTCTCCATGTACCACGATCAGGGCCTCATCCCCGTGAAGCTCCTGGCCTTCGACACCGGGGTGAACGTCACGGTGGGGCTTCCCTTCGTCCGGACGTCGCCGGACCACGGCACGGCCTACGACATCGCATGGAAGGGGGAGGCCAATCCCTCCAGCATGCTGGAGGCCGTACGGCTTGCCCTCTCGCTGAAGGCGGCCTGA
- a CDS encoding OsmC family protein has product MAVINGLDTEKLTEVVDTVKQNWQMGKTTWKATTEWQGGFRVRTCSREFSLLADEPEMLCGSNQASNPVEMVLQAYGACLTIGYAMNAAVRGINMEEIKIDLEGEIDLPGFLGLTPPEELHMEKLPGFKSITSTVKIKAQADPGALRELHEQVMATSPVGTTLARPVTLRSTLEVV; this is encoded by the coding sequence ATGGCAGTAATCAACGGTCTGGATACGGAAAAGCTCACCGAGGTCGTCGATACCGTAAAGCAGAACTGGCAGATGGGCAAGACCACCTGGAAGGCCACCACCGAGTGGCAGGGGGGCTTCCGGGTGCGCACGTGCTCCCGGGAGTTCTCGCTCCTTGCCGACGAGCCCGAGATGCTCTGCGGGAGCAACCAGGCGTCCAACCCGGTGGAGATGGTGCTTCAGGCCTACGGGGCCTGCCTCACCATCGGCTACGCCATGAACGCCGCCGTACGGGGAATCAACATGGAAGAAATCAAGATAGACCTGGAAGGAGAGATAGACCTCCCGGGCTTCCTCGGGCTCACGCCGCCGGAGGAGCTTCACATGGAGAAGCTCCCCGGTTTCAAGAGCATCACGAGCACCGTGAAGATAAAGGCACAGGCCGACCCCGGGGCGCTGCGGGAGCTGCACGAGCAGGTGATGGCCACCTCGCCGGTGGGGACGACCCTCGCGCGTCCCGTCACCCTCCGGAGCACGCTGGAGGTGGTCTGA
- a CDS encoding DsrE family protein has translation MPEGGGERLFVVLCASGFESVERMRSALMFSSLGASAGYRSVLYCVQNAVEVMVRGEAQRREKPVPGTPTLGGRLAEALEAGVEIQCCSQTLKNRGIEEKDLIEGAVVSGAMALVSLATRAEGPLSF, from the coding sequence GTGCCTGAGGGCGGAGGCGAGAGGCTTTTCGTCGTGTTGTGCGCGTCGGGGTTCGAGAGCGTGGAGAGGATGCGTTCGGCCCTCATGTTCTCTTCCCTGGGGGCCTCGGCGGGCTACCGCTCCGTCCTTTACTGCGTGCAGAACGCGGTGGAGGTCATGGTGCGGGGGGAAGCCCAGAGGAGGGAGAAGCCGGTCCCGGGGACGCCCACCCTCGGCGGCAGGCTCGCCGAGGCCCTCGAGGCGGGCGTGGAGATACAGTGCTGCTCCCAGACCCTCAAGAACAGGGGCATCGAGGAGAAGGACCTCATCGAGGGGGCCGTCGTCTCCGGCGCCATGGCCCTGGTGAGCCTGGCGACCCGGGCGGAGGGCCCGCTCTCCTTCTGA